A single window of Archangium gephyra DNA harbors:
- a CDS encoding polysaccharide deacetylase family protein, translated as MARWSPVHCLLTLVALATSACVWTPPEEPEAPPQEKAPAPPEPTACMTAPIVTNGSRDRMRVALTFDACSTRHNEYDERVIRTLLETGTPATLFIGGGWALANPGRLEELAQYPDFEFGNHTFSHPHMPEVKDDQKVVEELQRTQQVVYDLTGRIPKYFRPPFGEVDRRVAWLASQASLVTLNYDLPSGDPDTTIPAKRLTDWVVRKASPGGIVVLHMNHKRFATAAALPDIIKGLRKRGFELVTVGTLLEDHTWPTCKPSEEPELPPAVAEVIP; from the coding sequence ATGGCCCGTTGGTCTCCCGTGCATTGCCTGTTGACGCTGGTGGCGCTCGCCACGAGCGCCTGTGTCTGGACTCCCCCCGAGGAGCCCGAGGCGCCGCCCCAGGAGAAGGCCCCCGCACCGCCGGAGCCCACGGCCTGCATGACGGCGCCCATCGTGACGAACGGGAGCCGCGACCGCATGCGGGTGGCGCTCACCTTCGACGCCTGCTCCACGCGCCACAACGAGTATGACGAGCGCGTCATCCGCACCCTGTTGGAGACGGGAACGCCGGCCACCCTCTTCATCGGCGGCGGTTGGGCGCTGGCCAACCCGGGGCGCCTCGAGGAGCTGGCGCAGTACCCGGACTTCGAGTTCGGCAACCACACCTTCTCCCATCCGCACATGCCCGAGGTGAAGGATGACCAGAAGGTGGTGGAGGAGCTGCAGCGCACGCAGCAGGTCGTCTATGACTTGACGGGCCGCATCCCCAAGTACTTCCGCCCGCCCTTCGGCGAGGTGGACCGGCGTGTCGCCTGGCTCGCGTCCCAGGCGTCGCTCGTCACCCTCAACTACGATCTGCCCTCGGGAGACCCGGACACCACCATCCCCGCGAAGCGGCTGACGGACTGGGTGGTGCGCAAGGCGAGCCCCGGCGGCATCGTGGTGCTGCACATGAACCACAAGCGCTTCGCCACCGCCGCGGCGCTGCCGGACATCATCAAGGGGCTGCGCAAGCGCGGCTTCGAGCTCGTCACCGTGGGCACGCTGCTGGAGGACCACACGTGGCCCACGTGCAAGCCCTCGGAGGAGCCCGAGCTTCCTCCCGCGGTGGCGGAAGTCATCCCCTGA
- a CDS encoding NAD-dependent protein deacetylase, whose translation MTAPLEQPSLSIGPEGVDALASLLRGRRLVVLTGAGCSTESGIPDYRGPGTRARARNPIQHREFLTKPEVRTRYWARSLLGWPRFSSARPNAAHQALAALEREGHVLGLITQNVDRLHHAAGSQRVIELHGALARVRCLDCEELEPRAELQERLRALNPGFAERTAELRPDGDAELPLEAVRDFQVAACTRCGGTLKPDVVFFGDNVPPPTVEAAFALLEEGDALLVVGSSLAIYSGFRFLQRAADRHMPVGLINIGECRGGELVDVRVEARAGEVLPRLAEALATG comes from the coding sequence ATGACCGCCCCCCTGGAACAACCGTCCCTCTCCATCGGACCCGAGGGCGTGGACGCCCTGGCCTCCCTGCTGCGGGGCCGCCGCCTCGTGGTGCTCACCGGTGCCGGGTGCAGCACTGAGTCGGGCATCCCGGACTACCGGGGGCCCGGCACGCGCGCCCGGGCCCGCAACCCCATCCAGCATCGCGAGTTCCTCACCAAACCCGAGGTGCGCACGCGTTACTGGGCCCGGAGCCTGCTCGGCTGGCCGCGCTTCTCGTCGGCCCGGCCCAACGCGGCGCATCAGGCGCTCGCGGCGCTGGAGCGGGAGGGCCATGTGCTGGGCCTCATCACCCAGAACGTGGACCGGCTGCACCATGCCGCGGGCAGCCAGCGGGTCATCGAGCTGCACGGGGCGCTCGCCCGGGTGCGGTGTCTGGACTGTGAGGAACTCGAGCCCCGGGCCGAACTGCAGGAGCGCCTGCGGGCCCTCAACCCCGGCTTCGCGGAGCGGACCGCCGAGCTGCGGCCGGATGGGGACGCCGAGCTGCCCCTCGAGGCGGTGCGGGACTTCCAGGTGGCCGCCTGTACCCGGTGCGGCGGGACGCTGAAGCCGGACGTGGTCTTCTTCGGGGACAACGTTCCCCCGCCCACCGTGGAGGCGGCGTTCGCGCTGCTCGAGGAAGGGGACGCGCTGCTGGTGGTGGGCTCCTCCCTGGCCATCTACTCGGGCTTCCGCTTCCTCCAACGCGCCGCGGATCGCCACATGCCCGTGGGCCTCATCAACATCGGCGAGTGCCGCGGGGGAGAGCTGGTGGACGTGCGGGTGGAGGCCCGGGCGGGCGAGGTGCTCCCCCGGCTCGCGGAGGCGCTGGCCACCGGTTGA
- a CDS encoding SGNH/GDSL hydrolase family protein encodes MFSRLNGQGVSLAVTLTASLVLGGDALASTINQNTSWTINRGAASTYRVVAYGDSIFAGYNGGLFSVAKRAAPSVEGEYLAQSFGSNIEVVRRTKSGARADDIYNNKIVAERSYMQSTNTRVVMFEMCGNDYLQARSAFTDQTGTCSYAGLDTALANCTTYTERAMQAINTYATAAKAKIVMNIYYPGFDADNVLTSCTDSATGTRINKRAKFLPYLAKSNWRTCSLAARYGFQCADAFAEYMGADYDTNGDGQIDRDALRYIAGETEAAYVARITGTLAGTLRDANTHFASSSTSYDYIQSDNTHPTFYGGTMSTGSTSSAPTFTDAQVVGGKNPEWNKSGHERAGWLMSLIDPAAP; translated from the coding sequence ATGTTCTCTCGTCTCAACGGGCAGGGTGTGTCCCTTGCCGTGACGCTCACGGCCAGCCTCGTGCTGGGCGGCGACGCGCTCGCGAGCACCATCAACCAGAACACCTCGTGGACCATCAACCGTGGCGCCGCCTCGACGTACCGCGTCGTGGCCTACGGTGACTCCATCTTCGCCGGCTACAACGGTGGCCTCTTCAGCGTGGCCAAGCGCGCGGCGCCCTCCGTCGAGGGCGAGTACCTGGCGCAGAGCTTCGGCTCCAACATCGAGGTGGTCCGCCGCACCAAGTCCGGCGCCAGGGCCGACGACATCTACAACAACAAGATCGTCGCCGAGCGCTCGTACATGCAGTCGACCAACACCCGCGTGGTGATGTTCGAGATGTGCGGCAACGACTACCTGCAGGCGCGCTCTGCCTTCACGGACCAGACGGGCACCTGCAGCTACGCCGGGCTGGACACCGCCCTGGCCAACTGCACCACGTACACGGAGAGGGCCATGCAGGCCATCAACACGTACGCGACGGCGGCCAAGGCCAAGATCGTCATGAACATCTACTACCCGGGCTTCGACGCGGACAACGTGCTCACCAGTTGCACGGACTCGGCCACCGGCACCCGGATCAACAAGCGCGCCAAGTTCCTGCCCTACCTGGCCAAGAGCAACTGGCGCACCTGCAGCCTGGCGGCGAGGTACGGCTTCCAGTGCGCGGACGCGTTCGCCGAGTACATGGGCGCGGACTACGACACCAACGGTGACGGGCAGATCGACCGCGACGCCCTGCGCTACATCGCCGGCGAGACCGAGGCCGCCTACGTGGCCCGCATCACCGGCACGCTGGCCGGCACGCTGCGCGACGCCAACACGCACTTCGCCAGCTCGAGCACCAGCTACGACTACATCCAGTCGGACAACACGCACCCGACCTTCTACGGCGGCACGATGAGCACGGGCTCGACCTCGAGCGCCCCGACGTTCACCGACGCGCAGGTGGTGGGTGGCAAGAACCCCGAGTGGAACAAGTCGGGCCACGAGCGCGCCGGCTGGCTGATGTCCCTGATTGACCCGGCCGCCCCGTAA
- a CDS encoding putative metal-binding motif-containing protein codes for MKMTMRNVCGALVGLSLAACGPALEEEQDTTQQEASLEAGCTALGSSITSHSCVHSNNAADHLAVTATSGLTAGTPSINTAHKQYDVTLPAGATGTVKFRPATAGSWAFYRTQANTLTVKNGATALSPALTHTVSVSGCGLVTVAVYDLASTTTDYQVDLGTASGNLVGVVAERAEDYRIRYYQDADSDTWGNTNVSVLTACVPPSGYITQRFDCNDSNASINPSATELLGNSVDENCNGSLTN; via the coding sequence ATGAAGATGACGATGCGGAACGTCTGCGGTGCGCTCGTGGGTCTGTCGCTGGCCGCCTGTGGCCCCGCCCTCGAGGAGGAGCAGGACACCACGCAGCAGGAGGCCTCGCTGGAGGCCGGCTGCACGGCGCTCGGCTCCAGCATCACCTCGCACTCCTGCGTGCACTCGAACAACGCGGCGGACCACCTGGCGGTGACGGCGACGAGCGGCCTCACCGCGGGGACGCCGAGCATCAACACCGCGCACAAGCAGTACGACGTGACGCTGCCGGCTGGTGCCACGGGCACGGTGAAGTTCCGCCCGGCCACCGCAGGCTCCTGGGCCTTCTACCGCACGCAGGCCAACACCCTGACGGTGAAGAATGGCGCCACCGCGCTGAGCCCGGCGCTCACCCACACCGTGTCCGTCTCGGGCTGCGGGCTGGTGACGGTGGCCGTGTATGACCTGGCCAGCACCACCACGGACTACCAGGTGGACCTGGGCACGGCCTCGGGCAACCTGGTGGGCGTGGTGGCCGAGCGCGCCGAGGACTACCGGATCCGCTACTACCAGGACGCGGACAGCGACACCTGGGGCAACACCAACGTCTCCGTGCTCACCGCGTGCGTGCCGCCGTCCGGCTACATCACCCAGCGTTTCGACTGCAACGACAGCAACGCCAGCATCAACCCCTCGGCCACGGAGCTCCTCGGCAACAGCGTGGACGAGAACTGCAACGGCTCGCTGACGAACTAG
- a CDS encoding SDR family NAD(P)-dependent oxidoreductase, with translation MNRKLELRTRWILVTGASSGLGEEMARSIARDQGGNVLVVARRREKLEALCEELRSRYGVQAAFIAADLSRPEDVERVFTEATREREIHGVILNAGVAYWGDALKLEWSEFQSMLNTNVTSLVRLSTLFARYLVERGTRGGLMFVSSVAGFIPVPYQAAYSGTKAFVTSYGQALTQELRPQGVSVTVFAPGGISTEMLDRTGLSNRFKSGDLGMMSAADCAAHAVRAFIHRKELYIPGLLNQTLTLAARLLPRGFLAQRTAAMYRPER, from the coding sequence ATGAATCGGAAGCTGGAGCTTCGGACGCGCTGGATCCTCGTCACCGGTGCCTCTTCCGGCCTGGGCGAGGAGATGGCCCGGTCCATCGCGAGAGACCAGGGTGGCAACGTGCTGGTGGTGGCGCGGCGGCGGGAGAAGCTGGAGGCGCTGTGTGAGGAGCTGCGCTCGCGCTACGGCGTGCAGGCCGCCTTCATCGCGGCGGACCTGTCGCGGCCCGAGGACGTGGAGCGCGTCTTCACCGAGGCCACGCGCGAGCGGGAGATTCACGGCGTCATCCTCAACGCGGGCGTGGCGTACTGGGGAGACGCGCTGAAGCTGGAGTGGAGCGAGTTCCAGTCCATGCTGAACACCAACGTCACCAGCCTGGTGCGCCTCTCCACCCTCTTCGCGCGCTACCTCGTCGAGCGTGGAACGCGGGGCGGGCTGATGTTCGTCTCCAGCGTGGCGGGCTTCATCCCGGTGCCCTACCAGGCGGCCTACAGCGGCACCAAGGCCTTCGTCACCAGCTATGGCCAGGCGCTGACGCAGGAGCTGCGGCCCCAGGGCGTGTCCGTCACCGTCTTCGCGCCGGGTGGCATCTCCACGGAGATGCTCGACAGGACGGGGCTCTCCAACCGCTTCAAGTCGGGAGACCTGGGGATGATGAGCGCCGCGGACTGCGCCGCGCACGCGGTGCGGGCCTTCATCCACCGCAAGGAGCTCTACATCCCCGGGCTGCTCAACCAGACGCTCACACTGGCCGCCAGGCTGCTCCCGCGCGGCTTCCTGGCCCAGCGCACCGCCGCCATGTACCGGCCCGAGCGCTGA
- a CDS encoding GNAT family N-acetyltransferase — MPAVIRPATPEDLAALATALAPLPLFKAYGLEAPALAARFRGALERGEGLLMATDESGPVGVCWFLTRGTFGTGAYLRTLAIREDRHGSGLGAQLLAAYEAGCGEPSGGYFLLTSDFNEGAQRFYQRHGYRQVGQLPGFAVPGVTELVFWKPRVRG; from the coding sequence ATGCCCGCCGTCATCCGCCCCGCGACTCCAGAGGACCTTGCGGCACTGGCCACCGCGCTGGCGCCGCTTCCCCTCTTCAAGGCCTATGGCCTGGAGGCCCCGGCCCTGGCGGCCCGCTTCCGGGGCGCGCTGGAGCGGGGCGAGGGTCTGCTCATGGCCACCGACGAGAGTGGCCCGGTAGGCGTGTGCTGGTTCCTCACCCGGGGCACCTTCGGGACGGGGGCCTACCTGCGGACGCTCGCCATCCGGGAGGATCGGCATGGCTCGGGCCTCGGCGCGCAACTGCTCGCCGCGTACGAGGCCGGGTGTGGAGAGCCGTCCGGCGGCTACTTCCTGCTCACCTCGGACTTCAACGAGGGCGCGCAGCGCTTCTACCAGCGGCACGGGTACCGTCAGGTGGGCCAGCTCCCGGGCTTCGCCGTCCCGGGCGTCACTGAGCTCGTCTTCTGGAAGCCCCGCGTCAGGGGATGA
- a CDS encoding oxygenase MpaB family protein, giving the protein MRANRWTDDLLDGFRQRGDPLADETVKNLFQRGQVETANVLLKQLIRNDQLVPHELPEMLREYLLRTEQLPDWADPELVRHGEALFGRYGPQAVVSLFCGALPASYAAAKGVQVIHLTARLATDPFRRIMETAQMLIDVLAPEGLAPGGSGIRSAQKVRLMHAAVRHLILESGQWNPEWGYPINQEDLAGTLVDFSYAVIVGMEKLGCTLSRQEQNAYLHCWKVVGHLMGLEKAALPEDFEDCAALAEVVQRRHFRASPEGQEMTRALIQMAEHVTPGNLFDGMAASLIRHILGEEIADMLKVPAADWTRYLIGPLAMLGRASDELGDHSKVVARLSEVFGRKLVEGMVWMNRGAGRPPFRIPSTLRESWNVQGR; this is encoded by the coding sequence ATGCGTGCCAATCGATGGACCGATGACCTCCTCGACGGCTTCCGCCAGCGGGGAGACCCGCTCGCCGACGAGACCGTGAAGAACCTGTTCCAGCGGGGGCAGGTGGAGACCGCCAACGTCCTGCTGAAGCAGCTCATCCGCAACGACCAGCTCGTCCCCCACGAGCTCCCGGAGATGTTGCGCGAGTACCTGCTGCGCACCGAGCAGCTGCCGGACTGGGCGGACCCGGAGCTGGTGCGCCATGGCGAGGCGCTGTTCGGCCGGTACGGGCCGCAGGCCGTCGTCTCGCTCTTCTGCGGGGCCCTGCCTGCCAGCTACGCGGCGGCCAAGGGCGTCCAGGTCATCCACCTCACCGCCCGGCTGGCCACGGATCCCTTCCGCCGCATCATGGAGACGGCGCAGATGCTGATCGACGTGCTGGCCCCGGAAGGGCTGGCCCCGGGCGGCAGCGGCATCCGCAGCGCCCAGAAGGTGCGCCTGATGCACGCGGCGGTGCGCCACCTCATCCTGGAGAGCGGGCAGTGGAACCCCGAGTGGGGCTACCCCATCAACCAGGAGGACCTGGCGGGAACCCTCGTCGACTTCTCGTACGCCGTCATCGTGGGCATGGAGAAGCTGGGCTGCACGCTGTCCAGGCAGGAGCAGAACGCCTACCTCCACTGCTGGAAGGTGGTGGGGCACCTGATGGGGCTGGAGAAGGCCGCGCTGCCGGAGGACTTCGAGGACTGCGCGGCGCTCGCCGAGGTCGTCCAGCGGCGCCACTTCCGCGCGAGCCCCGAGGGGCAGGAGATGACGCGCGCGCTCATCCAGATGGCCGAGCACGTCACGCCGGGCAACCTCTTCGATGGGATGGCGGCCTCGCTCATCCGCCACATCCTCGGCGAGGAGATCGCCGACATGTTGAAGGTGCCGGCCGCGGACTGGACCCGCTACCTGATTGGCCCGCTGGCGATGCTGGGCAGGGCCTCGGACGAGCTGGGAGACCACTCCAAGGTGGTGGCGCGGCTGTCGGAGGTGTTCGGCCGCAAGCTGGTGGAAGGCATGGTGTGGATGAACCGCGGCGCCGGGCGGCCCCCCTTCCGCATCCCCAGCACGCTGCGCGAGTCGTGGAACGTGCAGGGCCGCTAG
- a CDS encoding FIST signal transduction protein: MTVSIGVGIGDAVDAETAVQAAVEQARAQLGSTTAQAAYITATVDYEAARVHTAFREALAGVPLHGVTTSLGVLTPTGVRNEGHGAVAVMLVGGAPGTAFVASSTEADGRRAGEAAARELVRKAGGRMPRMILFNASPGGEEAMLEGIASVCPDVPCQGGSAADHAIAGQWSVFTHAGPVPTGVSLLGLFGEVRLGTALCTPYTPTGAVARATGAEGRTLLTLDGQPAAQVLGRWMEGAIDDQVRSGGNILAQTALRPIAVRRGVSHRDHYVTVHPAHIHADRGAVDVFARIEPRDEVCLMTSTAEGLVNEVAHLIDLALAQGGLTTRDVKGAALIFCAGCAGALGPRVDEGLRTFSRLLPGVPLLGLCTFGEQGYIPGLGNVHQDLSLSLTLFANERP, encoded by the coding sequence ATGACGGTCTCAATCGGAGTCGGAATCGGAGATGCCGTGGATGCGGAGACGGCCGTCCAGGCCGCGGTGGAGCAGGCGCGCGCCCAGCTCGGAAGCACCACCGCCCAGGCGGCCTACATCACCGCGACGGTGGACTACGAGGCCGCACGCGTCCACACCGCCTTCCGGGAGGCGCTGGCCGGAGTCCCGCTGCATGGGGTGACCACGTCGCTGGGCGTGCTCACGCCAACCGGTGTCCGCAACGAGGGCCATGGCGCGGTGGCGGTGATGCTGGTGGGCGGCGCACCGGGGACGGCCTTCGTGGCCTCCTCCACGGAAGCGGACGGGCGGCGGGCCGGTGAGGCCGCCGCGCGGGAGCTGGTGCGCAAGGCGGGAGGCAGGATGCCGAGGATGATCCTCTTCAACGCCTCGCCCGGTGGGGAGGAGGCGATGCTGGAAGGCATCGCGAGCGTGTGCCCGGACGTGCCGTGCCAGGGAGGCAGCGCCGCGGACCATGCCATCGCCGGACAGTGGAGCGTCTTCACGCACGCGGGCCCGGTCCCCACGGGCGTGTCGCTGCTGGGCCTCTTTGGCGAGGTGCGGCTGGGGACGGCGCTGTGCACGCCCTATACCCCCACGGGGGCCGTGGCCCGGGCCACGGGGGCGGAGGGCCGCACCCTGCTGACGCTGGATGGACAGCCCGCCGCCCAGGTGCTGGGACGCTGGATGGAAGGCGCCATCGACGACCAGGTGCGCTCGGGCGGCAACATCCTGGCCCAGACGGCGCTGCGGCCCATCGCCGTCCGCCGCGGGGTGAGCCACCGGGACCACTACGTGACGGTGCACCCGGCCCACATCCACGCGGACCGGGGAGCGGTGGACGTCTTCGCCCGCATCGAGCCACGGGACGAGGTGTGTCTGATGACCAGTACCGCCGAGGGCCTGGTGAACGAGGTGGCCCACCTCATCGACCTGGCGCTGGCACAGGGCGGCCTGACCACGCGGGACGTGAAGGGCGCGGCGCTCATCTTCTGCGCCGGGTGCGCGGGGGCACTGGGGCCGCGCGTGGACGAAGGCCTGCGGACATTCTCTCGGCTGCTGCCGGGCGTTCCCCTGCTGGGCCTGTGCACCTTTGGCGAGCAGGGCTACATCCCAGGCCTGGGCAACGTGCACCAGGATCTGTCGCTCAGCCTGACGTTGTTCGCCAACGAGCGGCCTTGA
- a CDS encoding AI-2E family transporter, with product MEPERPIRSPVEPVNDREPVVVPRSQVTVKTMLTICGTVVGVLAAIYLFIHGIVTLTLSVTAILLAVAFNHGVDRFQQWGLKRPLAISLVMLLVLGTLVGVGFLIIPATVAQVRELMERLPELNERMHQTRLFQWLDARMGLEQRLGTLGEGNSGLFQRAVDPALRVLGGLVAGVGAFVTVLFLVIFMLVYGGRVVRGVLAESLPAHRQRYERVLDKVYQAVGGYLSGLALIGGVNAVCATVFLAVLGVPFFLPLGILSGLGSLIPLLGATAAGFVLALVAYASGGFWDFMAVGIYVTLYQQFENHVLAPVIYKRTVELNPLVTLLGIILFAELAGVLGTFLAVPIVGTCQIVIRELLLLRRERLGLPLKGDVAEQLEKRAPWRPPFWRRPRHV from the coding sequence GTGGAACCAGAGAGGCCCATCCGTTCGCCAGTCGAGCCCGTGAATGACCGGGAGCCGGTGGTGGTGCCTCGCTCCCAGGTGACGGTGAAGACGATGCTCACCATCTGCGGCACCGTGGTGGGGGTGCTGGCCGCCATCTACCTGTTCATCCACGGCATCGTCACCCTCACCCTCAGCGTGACGGCCATCCTCCTGGCGGTGGCCTTCAACCATGGGGTGGACCGGTTTCAGCAGTGGGGGCTGAAGCGGCCCCTGGCCATCTCCCTGGTGATGCTTCTAGTCCTCGGGACGCTCGTGGGGGTGGGCTTCCTCATCATCCCCGCCACCGTGGCCCAGGTGCGGGAGTTGATGGAGCGCCTGCCGGAGCTCAACGAGCGCATGCACCAGACCCGGCTCTTCCAGTGGCTGGACGCGCGGATGGGCCTGGAGCAGCGGCTGGGGACGCTCGGCGAGGGGAACTCCGGGCTCTTCCAGCGGGCCGTGGACCCGGCCCTGCGCGTGCTGGGGGGGCTGGTGGCGGGCGTGGGTGCCTTCGTCACCGTGCTCTTCCTCGTCATCTTCATGCTGGTCTACGGCGGCCGGGTGGTGCGGGGCGTGCTCGCCGAGTCCCTCCCGGCCCACCGCCAGCGCTACGAGCGGGTGCTGGACAAGGTGTACCAGGCCGTGGGGGGCTACCTGAGCGGGCTGGCCCTCATCGGCGGGGTGAATGCCGTCTGCGCCACCGTCTTCCTGGCCGTCCTCGGCGTGCCCTTCTTCCTGCCGCTCGGAATCCTCTCCGGCCTGGGCAGCCTCATCCCCCTGCTGGGCGCCACCGCGGCTGGCTTCGTGCTCGCGCTGGTGGCGTATGCCTCGGGCGGGTTCTGGGACTTCATGGCGGTGGGCATCTACGTCACCCTCTACCAGCAGTTCGAGAACCACGTGCTGGCGCCCGTCATCTACAAGCGCACCGTGGAGCTCAACCCCCTGGTGACGTTGCTCGGCATCATCCTCTTCGCCGAGCTGGCCGGGGTGCTCGGCACCTTCCTGGCGGTGCCCATCGTGGGCACCTGTCAGATCGTCATCCGCGAGCTGCTCCTCCTGCGGCGCGAGCGCCTGGGGTTGCCCCTGAAGGGAGACGTGGCGGAGCAGCTCGAGAAGCGCGCCCCCTGGCGCCCGCCGTTCTGGCGCCGGCCCCGTCATGTGTGA
- a CDS encoding sensor histidine kinase encodes MRHWTAASRPCCDSGAEAIFGYGASEVLGQPLDRLLPERFRARHRQFIQAFASGPEPSRRMGERQSIFGMRKTGEEFPAEAAISKLELDGKLILTVILRDISAQKRVEEEQRFLVRAGELLSSSLDSERTLSSVAQLAVQSLADWCIVYLVEGEQVRRSEVAHRQPGAQQLAAVLQRFPLDMHQPFLAREVLTRQVPVLLPRVTPEHLASMARSPEHLALLQRLAPRSFLGVPLGTNEGRLGALVFIASESGRSYTPADLEFAQGLGRLASLAVENARLYQSARHATRARDDVLGIVAHDLRSPLNSIVLSTQSLQRRLRARSGEGGEAEVLAVIVSAAGRMSRLIEDLLDVARMEAGPLSISPSPQPTEPLLHAALEAVRLQAQAGQVHLGLEVPGALPPVLADRDRLLQVFSNLLGNALKFTPPGGQVSVGARVGEGQLCFFVRDTGPGIPPETLPHVFERFWQGDRKDRRGAGLGLSIARGLVEAHGGRIWVESELGRGSTFFFTVPSS; translated from the coding sequence GTGAGGCATTGGACGGCCGCATCCAGGCCCTGCTGCGACTCCGGGGCGGAGGCCATCTTCGGTTACGGCGCGTCCGAGGTGTTGGGACAGCCGCTGGACAGGTTGCTTCCGGAGCGCTTCCGGGCCCGCCACCGTCAGTTCATCCAGGCCTTCGCCTCGGGCCCGGAGCCGTCCCGGCGGATGGGCGAGCGCCAGTCCATCTTCGGCATGCGGAAGACGGGCGAGGAGTTCCCCGCCGAGGCGGCCATCTCCAAGCTGGAGCTGGACGGCAAGCTCATCCTGACGGTCATCCTCCGGGACATCTCCGCGCAGAAGCGGGTGGAGGAGGAGCAGCGTTTCCTGGTGAGGGCCGGGGAGCTTCTCTCTTCCTCCCTGGACTCCGAGCGGACGCTCTCCAGCGTGGCCCAACTCGCGGTGCAGTCGCTCGCGGACTGGTGCATCGTCTACCTGGTGGAGGGCGAGCAGGTGCGCCGCTCGGAGGTGGCCCACCGTCAGCCCGGCGCGCAGCAGCTGGCGGCGGTGCTCCAGCGCTTCCCGCTCGACATGCACCAGCCCTTCCTGGCGCGCGAGGTGCTGACGCGACAAGTCCCCGTGTTGCTTCCCCGCGTCACGCCGGAGCACCTCGCGTCCATGGCTCGGAGCCCCGAGCACCTCGCGCTGCTCCAGCGGTTGGCTCCGCGCTCGTTCCTGGGCGTGCCCCTGGGGACGAATGAGGGGCGGCTCGGGGCGTTGGTGTTCATCGCCTCCGAGTCCGGGCGCAGCTACACCCCGGCGGACCTGGAGTTCGCCCAGGGGTTGGGCCGGCTCGCCAGTCTGGCGGTGGAGAACGCCCGGCTGTACCAGTCCGCCCGCCACGCCACCCGGGCACGCGACGACGTGCTGGGCATCGTGGCCCATGACTTGCGCAGCCCGTTGAATTCCATCGTCCTCAGCACCCAGTCCTTGCAGCGGCGGCTGCGGGCACGGAGCGGCGAGGGCGGAGAGGCGGAGGTGCTGGCGGTGATCGTCTCCGCGGCCGGGCGCATGAGCCGGTTGATCGAAGACCTGCTGGACGTGGCCCGGATGGAGGCCGGCCCGCTGTCCATCAGCCCGAGTCCCCAGCCCACCGAGCCCCTGCTGCACGCGGCCCTCGAGGCGGTCCGCCTCCAGGCTCAGGCGGGGCAGGTGCACCTGGGGCTGGAGGTGCCGGGAGCGCTGCCGCCCGTGCTCGCGGACCGGGACCGGCTCCTGCAGGTCTTCTCCAACCTGCTGGGCAACGCGCTGAAGTTCACCCCGCCAGGAGGACAGGTGAGCGTGGGGGCCCGGGTAGGGGAAGGGCAGCTCTGCTTCTTCGTGCGTGACACCGGGCCGGGAATCCCCCCGGAGACACTCCCGCACGTCTTCGAGCGCTTCTGGCAGGGGGACCGGAAGGACCGCCGTGGGGCCGGCCTCGGGCTGTCCATCGCCCGGGGGCTCGTCGAGGCGCATGGCGGGAGAATCTGGGTGGAGAGCGAGCTGGGACGGGGCAGCACCTTCTTCTTCACCGTCCCGTCGTCCTAG